GCTAATTGGCAGCgtagaggaaaaccaatttgggctgctgaTGAGTGGAAAAACATTGCTGCCAGGGTAGAGAAGCTACCGGTGAAAGTTCGTCATGtagatgcccatgtccccaagagcaGAGCCAATGAGGAACACCAAAACAACCAGCAAGTAGATCGGGCTGCAAAGATAGGGATATCAAAGATAGACTTGGATTGGCAACACAAAGGGGAATTGTTCTTGGCACaatgggcccatgatgcctcaggccatcagggtagagatgccacTTTTAAGTGGGCACGAGATCGAGGGGTGGATCTAACCATGGACAGTATATCTCAGGTAATCCACGACTGTGAGACATGTGCTaccatcaaacaggccaagcgggtAAAGCCCCTGTGGTACGGTGGGCGGTGGTCCAAGTACAGatatggggaggcctggcagattgactacatcacactgccccagacacgCTACGGCAAGCGTTATGTGCTCACAATGGTAgaagccaccacaggatggttggaaacctatCCTGTGCCTCATGCTACGGCCCGTAACACCATCCTAggccttgaaaagcaaattctttggaggcatggtacccctgagaggattgagtccGACAATGGAActcatttcaagaacagccttatcaacacttgggctagggaacatggtattgagtgggtgtaccatattccctaccatgcaccagctgcaggaaaagtaGAGAGGTACAATGGATTGTTGAAAACCACActgaaagcattgggtgggggatctcTCAAGAATTGGGAACAGAATCTGGCAAaagccacctggttagttaacacccgaggCTCTGCCAGTCGATGGGGCCCTGCCCAGTCTCAGCTTTTGCATATAGTAGATGGAGACAAAGTCCCAGTAGTGCATGTTAGAGGCTTGTTAGGAaagacagtgtggatcaattctgcctcaaGTACGGACAAACCCATTtgtgggattgtctttgctcagggaccaggttgtacatggtggataatgcagagagatggaagaacacgatgtgtacctcagggagatcTGATTGTTGGGTGAGAACTATGTATAACTATCACTGTTTCCTGAATACTGCTGCCATTGTCTGTGTATAGTTGTATATTAGATGTATAATGTATCTATTTATAGGgtttgaatatatatattagtTTTAGTAGTAAGCTGACGATATggggataaggggtggaatgtcctAGGGTGGCTGTATGATGCCtttatccccaatcgtctgCCCTGTTTATGTTGAATAATAAGTTCTACACCTTTAAGTCTTGTTCCAAGagtgaaaggaggagggaagaagctcagggtttgttttcaaaaaactcactccctcctccacattcctgctccgggACGGTGTTGTCTGCGAACGGACGGACAGcaagacagagctctcctttgctttttttctagttagttttagctagttgaggcagagaagttccctggactgtggtttttttccctttctctggacctgctctggactgaacaccagaagagcatcagcagctcacacctgtggcccagcgggccgggcctgggccgcgGCATTGCCAGCGCCGGAAGGACTGgtcagagactgagtgagctgagctgcagcccggggggatttgctctgaatttgtctctcttggagtggcaagaagtcttattgtttaatattgtctaAGTTCTCTTGtataataaacaggttttttccacttttttcctccagaggtATTTTTTCCCGAACCggctggggggaggggccaattgaatctgctttcCTAAAGGAACCCTTttgtgggggggaggggaattctttccccagacttgccctgaaccaggacaggGAGTTCAGCAGTCCGGAGGACCAAATTCTactagcacaggagctgcttcaggaCATAGCAGCAGCGGGAAAGGAGGCACTCCTGAAGATACCGGATGGTAAGACCCCCctccaaaacttttcttctaTCATGCAAGGGCCTGAGGagacttttattacttttgtcGATAGACTGAAAGAGGCCATTGAGAGACAAATAGACAACGCAGAAGCTCGTGCAGAGCTTCTACGAAAGATGGCCATTTCTAACTCTAATTcggaaacaaaaaagattctCCGTGCACTACCTCAGGACCCCGAGCCCACCATCTCTCAGATGGTGGAGGCTTGCACAAAGGCAATGTCAATGGAGCACACAGTGGCCCTGGCTGTCAGCAAAGGGGTAGGAGAGGCCATGATAAATTTACAAAATACGCGCTGTTTTAACTGTGGTCAGCTGGGTCACATCCAGGTGAACTGTCCCCACTGGCCACAGATTCAACAACCTATCTTGCCCCCCCAAGACCATATCCTAGGAACCCATTTTATCAAGATCACCAGTTTCATCTACAGTGACAAGGGTACCAGCCAGCGGGAAACTGGCGGTGAAGCGCGAGGAAGGGCCACGCGACGACACCAAGTGGCCCTTCTCAGCATCCCAGCCTCCCGACCATCAGGGAGGACGAGTGGCCGCGCGGCCAAGTCCAGCAGTTCAGCGCTGCCACGAGGACGGACTCCGCCTCTTCCGCTGGACAGGTACCCTAAATCAGGGCAATCGTCAGGTCCTCCGCAGCAGCGTCACCATCTCTCTCCAGGATGAGGACCTGACGAGAATTCCTGCTGGGTTCCTGGGCCCCCTCCACGACTGTCGGGACACCACCGTGCTCATCTTAGAAGACTCCTTCAACACACCAAATGAAATCACCATCTTACCTGAGGTAGTGTGTTTTCCACCAGGAGAGGAGATCACCGTCTCCGTCATTTGTAACCACCCGCCATTTACTTTAAGGAAAGGAgatccttttgctttgctttacgTACTGGACACCCACGATGACCCGGACGCAGAGAGACATGTTTTCTTCACCCAAAATGTATGTAAAGAAAGACCATTAATTGATGCCAAactttctttccagggaaagtcGGTGCAGATGCGGCTCATGGCAGACACGGGAGCTGACGTGACCATCATCCCCCAGGTGAGGTGGCCCAGCGACTGGGAGCTTGTGCCCCCTTGCGGCAGGATCTCCGGTGTGGGCGGAGCGGTCCACTCTCTGAGGAGTAGGCATCTTGTGTGCGTGGAAGGTCCAGAAGGACAATTGGCAACGGTGAGACCTTTTGTTGTCTCTTCAAACATACTATTATTAGGAAGGGATGTTTTATCCCAATGGGGAGCCCGCCTCGACATCCCTAGCCctttgtgggatttttagtgTGGGCCACTGCAGAGCGCACTTCCCCACCCCTGACCTGGAAAACCAACACACCGGTCTGGGAGGATCAGTGGCCCCTTCCATCAGAAAAATTGAGTGTGCTTCATAAATtagtagaggagcaggtgaaACTTGGGCATTTAACACCTTCTACCAGCCCTTGGAATAGCCCTGTCTTTGTAATTAGAAAACCCGGCAcagacaggtggcgcctgctccaagacctgcgAAGGGTTAATGATGTGATAGAAGATATGGGTCCCATTCAACCAGGCCTTCCGTCACCTTCTatgctccccagagactggCAGCTAGCAGTGATAGAcatcaaagactgcttttttaacattccGCTctaccccggggatgctcccaggttcgCCTTTTCTGTACCATCATTGAATAGGGCtgaaccttttaaaagatatcattggacatccctgcctcaggggatgaaaaattcccctgtgctctgtcagacTTTTGTAGCGCAGATTTTATCACCTGTGCGTCGGCTTTTCCCTGAGGCCATCATCCTGCATTACGTGGATGATGTGCTAGTTTGTGCTTCCGACTCGACATACCTAAAGGCAACACTGGACAAGACTATTAAGGCTATCaaagctgcagggctccagatAGCAGAAGAGAAGATCCAATTCTCAGCACCATGGAGGTACCTCGGATTCCTCATCACGGGAAGGACAGTGACGCCACAGACACTGACCATCAACAAGGATCCGAAGACTCTGCGagaccttcagcagctgtgcgGAAC
This region of Vidua macroura isolate BioBank_ID:100142 chromosome 25, ASM2450914v1, whole genome shotgun sequence genomic DNA includes:
- the LOC128818897 gene encoding uncharacterized protein K02A2.6-like isoform X1 — encoded protein: MDSISQVIHDCETCATIKQAKRVKPLWYGGRWSKYRYGEAWQIDYITLPQTRYGKRYVLTMVEATTGWLETYPVPHATARNTILGLEKQILWRHGTPERIESDNGTHFKNSLINTWAREHGIEWVYHIPYHAPAAGKVERDQVVHGG
- the LOC128818897 gene encoding uncharacterized protein K02A2.6-like isoform X2; translated protein: MDSISQVIHDCETCATIKQAKRVKPLWYGGRWSKYRYGEAWQIDYITLPQTRYGKRYVLTMVEATTGWLETYPVPHATARNTILGLEKQILWRHGTPERIESDNGTHFKNSLINTWAREHGIEWVYHIPYHAPAAGKVES